gctcaatttggacaacggattcgtgttcctgaggtcaaaatacataagaaaagtgccatacgatcaattttttaaaataaaaaattttggtcaaaatttgagatttttccaaggggtaccccttacgattttttcaaattttggccaaaaatttttattttttaaaattgatcgtagggcacttttctcatgtattttgacctcaggaacacgaatccgttgtccaaattaagctacgattttttcccttcgagatatcctcaaatttatgccacaaatcgcgaaaaaatggggataactcggtcatttttgcagatagatcgatttttcttccggattcatattcctgagctcaaattacattaagatacatcaaaaaatcaattttttatttttgacccccaaaagctgaaaattggcgataactcggtcaattttagagatggatcaatttttctttcagattcggattcctgaggtcaaaatacgtaaggaaagtgtaatacaatcaatttttaaactgcTCTACTTTTgtcccaaaaatcgatttttttttttggcttttcaagggtaatctcacgtataatcagttcaggaatccaaatctgaaagcagaaatcatctactcatgcaatcgatcaagtaatcatcaattattcgctgttgggagcaaaaaaattataagacatatcgattggttttagtcgtagacccactttgattcatcgcaatccatgcatgggtcaaaatattcgaatttctcggtctacgagggagcccgagctttgctggagtcaggtagccagcagcgtagcgctttgttgtgagacgtcaccttcagggctgagcagaggtgacgccccacaacaaaccacgCGCctgtggctacctgactccagctaacaataagctcgGGCCTCCTCGCAGACCGAGAAGATttctccaaggggtaccccttacgatttcttcaaattttggccaaaaatttttatttttcaaaaacacgtatccgttgtccaaattgagctacgatttttttaatataaaagtTTATTGCAatgtatatacaaataaaaacaaaatagaatcAACACTGTATATACAGATAATattacaattatatatatgataacAATCACATCATTCAATTCAAtagaattgaagaaattaattagtAGCTTGATTCGTTAACTCACCGAACAACATCTAATGGACTAACATGCAATGACTAGATAATGTAATCGTAAATATTCCGcgattctttaatttttttagtcTTTAAACTCGGCGGTACAGGTTGAAATAACGATGAGTTTACCACGTTGTTTGTTATAGATCGTTTTTTAGAAAtcgttttatttgttattgatTGATCACTTGCATCTTGTACATCAATTTCAGCTTTTAGTGCAACTGAgtccaaataattttcatttttcgctgCTTCGTTGTTGGTATTAACTTCAGCGCGTAATTCGGTGTCTAATGCATGTATATTTTCCACTTTCACATTTAGGTCGGTTGCCACAGAATTCGTCTCTCTAAAAATAACACAGTCAAGCCAGTTCTTGATGATTTTCAGTTAATGCTACAGGGTTTTTCATGTGTCTAACTTTGCTGCTCATGTGTAGTTTTATCGAAATATAGAAATCTTACAAATGACTAGTACCCACCTCGTAGGTCTGTGATCATTATCTATTAAcgattcgcatttttttgaatcattgTTGAGCTCTACCATTAATTGGAACGCGTTAATGTGATCGATTGATGATAGTAAGCTACTTTTAGCCGGTAACTTGCTTTTGAATATGTCTTCATTCCAGGGCactgtttcaatattttctgtgGAAATAAATGGTACAGTTAATGGTTAAAAGCCGTCAACAACAAGAAAATAAGTAGCGTGACATATTGATGATAGATAATCATTTTGTAGAACAGGGTTATGAGATTACAGGCCTCATAAATGAGAAAGAATATCAGCTGATCACTCCTTAGATTGAATTTCATCAAGCTAGAAATATCGGGAACATTCACTCACTCCTAATTAACTCAGCGCCGCTCAATTTGTACTCTAAAAGttcttcatccttttttttaatcgtatcTAACATAATGTGATGTCTACGATGTAATTCCATCGAGGATTGGCACAAGGGTTTTGTAATTTCATTCCAGAAATGTTGTGGACTACCTTTAGTCAAATTAATAGTAAATTTGAATGCGACACCATCTATAATACTTTCCAGTCTAATCTCATCCAAAGACTGGTCAGTAGCATGTTTGGGTATGTCATTCAATATATTGTCAAGAGTTTCTTCAATATCGAATGAGTCCAGATCCAACAGCACATTCAATGACTGAAAAATAAGAGGGCAACATTTTAGGCAATAACTGCTCACAAAAATGACTTGAATAgtaagaggaagaagaaagtcATAATCTTCACCTGACATCGTGCTAGTGCGATATCTTTTGTTATTGTTTCAATCCAGATTTCAACTAGATTTGTCATGAATATCTTCCAACCTTCCTTCAACGATGATGTTGATATCACATATTCTTCGCCATGTATTTTAATATTCCTCCACTTTCTTTTGTAATCTGAATAATTGTAACGTCCTGCCATACCAATGCTCGCTTACCAAATGTTTATAGTACTTGCAAGTACTAACTCGTGTACAGAATTCGTTGGTGTGGGTTACCAAGTACCAAGGTACTCTTGGGGCTCACAAGTTGAC
The sequence above is a segment of the Athalia rosae chromosome 5, iyAthRosa1.1, whole genome shotgun sequence genome. Coding sequences within it:
- the LOC105685856 gene encoding uncharacterized protein LOC105685856, with product MAGRYNYSDYKRKWRNIKIHGEEYVISTSSLKEGWKIFMTNLVEIWIETITKDIALARCQSLNVLLDLDSFDIEETLDNILNDIPKHATDQSLDEIRLESIIDGVAFKFTINLTKGSPQHFWNEITKPLCQSSMELHRRHHIMLDTIKKKDEELLEYKLSGAELIRKNIETVPWNEDIFKSKLPAKSSLLSSIDHINAFQLMVELNNDSKKCESLIDNDHRPTRETNSVATDLNVKVENIHALDTELRAEVNTNNEAAKNENYLDSVALKAEIDVQDASDQSITNKTISKKRSITNNVVNSSLFQPVPPSLKTKKIKESRNIYDYII